The Candidatus Methylomirabilota bacterium DNA window CATGCTGGCTAGGGCGACTCGCGCGGCTTTACCGCCGCGGCGGTCGGCACGACCGGCTCCTGGCGCCCTGCCTCCCGCGCCCCGGGGCGCTCGTCCTGCTTCGCCTTGAGCTTGGCGACGAGGTCGGGGTAGCCCGAGCGCTGGATGACCGCGTTGAACTGCGAGCGGTAGTTGCCGATGAGGCTGATGCCCTCGATGCTCACGTCGTAGACGGCCCAGCGCGAACCGTTCAGGAACATGCGGTAGTCGATCGGGATCTCCGTCGCCTGCTTCGTCACGATCCGCGTCTTGACGACCGCGAGGTCGCCGTCGATGACGTCGCCGGGGTACTGGATCTTCTCCCCGGAGTAGCTCTCGATCTTGGTGATGTACGCGTTCTCGAGGAGATCGCCGAAGACCGCGACGAACTGCTCGCGCTCGGCGGGCGTGCGCGCCTGCCAGTGACGCCCGAGGCTCCGCTGCGAGATCTCGGTGAAGTCGAAGATCTGGTTGACCACCGCCCGGATCCTCCTCCGGCGCTCGGCCGTCCCCGCCTCCTTCTTGAGCTCGGGATCCGTGACGATCTTCAGGACGAGGTCGATCGACCCGCGGAGCTGGTCGGTGGGGACGCCGGCGACAGCGTCGCGCGCCACGAGGAGCGCCAGCACGGCGGCGAGGGCGGCGAGGGCGCGGGTCATAGCGGGGTCATCTTATACCGAAGCGCAACCCAAAGCCACCCGCCTCCAGCCGACCCATGCTAGGATACCGGTCGGTGAGCCGCGGGTCCTGTGAGGTCGACATGAGGAGATCGCCATGAGCCTGTTCAAGGAGCTGAACCATGTGAGCATCACCGTCACCGACGTCGCCAAGGCGCGGGAGTTCTACACCGGCCTGCTCGGACTCGAGGAGATCCCGCGCCCGGCCTTCGACTTTCCCGGCATCTGGTACAGCCTCGGCGGCGGCCTCTCGTTGCACATCATCCTGAACGACCAGCTCGTGCGCCCGGCGGTCGAGCGGGAGAAGATCCTGGCGCGTTACGCGCACTTCGCCCTCTGGACCGAGGACGCCGACAAGACCGCGCGTCAGATCTCGGAGCTGGGGTTGCCCTGCCGCGACGTCGTCTCCGGGCCGACGGGCCTCCGCCAGGTCTTCGTCAAGGATCCGGACGGCAACATGGTGGAGTTCATCGGCCCGACGAAATCCGCCGCGCCCCGGCGCATGGAGTCCTAGCGGGCGGCCGGATCGCTGCCGGTTTCCGCCTCCCGCCTGACAATTTCGGGGCCTCGGGGCGCCCCGAGCCTCGTAATTACACGTTTC harbors:
- a CDS encoding ABC transporter substrate-binding protein, with protein sequence MTRALAALAAVLALLVARDAVAGVPTDQLRGSIDLVLKIVTDPELKKEAGTAERRRRIRAVVNQIFDFTEISQRSLGRHWQARTPAEREQFVAVFGDLLENAYITKIESYSGEKIQYPGDVIDGDLAVVKTRIVTKQATEIPIDYRMFLNGSRWAVYDVSIEGISLIGNYRSQFNAVIQRSGYPDLVAKLKAKQDERPGAREAGRQEPVVPTAAAVKPRESP
- a CDS encoding VOC family protein → MSLFKELNHVSITVTDVAKAREFYTGLLGLEEIPRPAFDFPGIWYSLGGGLSLHIILNDQLVRPAVEREKILARYAHFALWTEDADKTARQISELGLPCRDVVSGPTGLRQVFVKDPDGNMVEFIGPTKSAAPRRMES